A genome region from Planctomycetota bacterium includes the following:
- a CDS encoding aldo/keto reductase — protein MKTVHIRELGRQVSCLGMGSMIFAPERKELVFELLDRFRAHGGNLIDSAEVYGGGKSELAIGQYLAERNCRADWVILDKGCADVKLVTPENIRKAIAGNLQRLGTDYVDLWVAHRDNPAVPVGDIVETLNDERARGRIRAFGGSNWTASRIREANEYAAKKGLMGMAVSSPHVCLATAAEPFWADCTQASEADIAWHAQSGIPLVAWSSQARGFFLDSSGPNDPNPDLRRVYHPIKENFEKLARARRLAKAKGVTAIQIALAYVLNLPAPMIALVGPATTAEVDSCVAAARLALTEAEMQWLNLKRQEL, from the coding sequence ATGAAGACCGTGCACATTCGCGAGCTGGGCCGCCAGGTCTCGTGCCTCGGCATGGGCTCGATGATCTTCGCGCCCGAACGCAAGGAGCTGGTGTTCGAACTGCTCGACCGCTTCCGCGCCCACGGCGGCAACCTGATCGACTCGGCCGAGGTCTACGGCGGCGGAAAGTCCGAGCTCGCCATCGGCCAGTACCTGGCCGAACGCAACTGCCGGGCCGACTGGGTGATCCTCGACAAGGGCTGCGCCGACGTGAAGCTGGTGACGCCCGAGAACATCCGCAAGGCCATCGCCGGCAACCTCCAGCGCCTGGGCACCGACTACGTTGACCTCTGGGTCGCCCACCGCGACAACCCCGCCGTGCCCGTCGGCGACATCGTCGAGACCCTCAACGACGAGCGCGCCAGAGGCCGCATCCGCGCCTTCGGCGGGTCGAACTGGACGGCCTCCCGCATCCGCGAGGCCAACGAGTACGCCGCGAAGAAGGGGCTGATGGGCATGGCCGTCTCCAGCCCCCACGTCTGCCTCGCCACAGCCGCCGAGCCGTTCTGGGCCGACTGCACGCAGGCGAGCGAGGCCGACATCGCCTGGCACGCCCAGAGCGGCATCCCCCTCGTTGCCTGGTCGAGCCAGGCCCGCGGCTTCTTCCTCGACTCCAGCGGCCCCAACGATCCCAACCCCGACCTGCGGCGGGTCTACCATCCGATCAAGGAGAACTTCGAGAAGCTCGCCCGCGCGCGGCGGCTGGCGAAGGCCAAGGGCGTGACGGCCATTCAGATCGCCCTCGCCTACGTCCTCAACCTGCCCGCGCCCATGATCGCCCTCGTCGGCCCGGCAACGACCGCCGAGGTGGACTCCTGTGTCGCCGCGGCCCGGCTGGCCCTCACCGAGGCCGAGATGCAGTGGCTGAACCTCAAGCGCCAGGAGCTGTGA
- a CDS encoding glycosyl hydrolase — MAMILAFTVLAAAEGPSRGGTAAVRTADFLNSIGIVTTFPDRGQPIEKTIEMVNYVGFRWVRGGIEGLTAQGPTTVQTYLDLHKATGVRFSWGLVSGGSDLQKLLETARPLAEAGALLAFEGNNEPNNWGVTYQGEKGGGNAPSWLAVAKLQRDLYAAVKSDPLLRKYPVWSLSENGAQRDNCGLQFLTIPPGAGTLMPDGTKYADYANCHNYFYHPNSPHPGDNTTWNAADPGPACKVDGLYGNYGVTWAKRFRGYSEAELQTLPRVTTETGTTIGGAVTEEIHALNLLTLYLAQFKRGWSYTAVYLLRDRTDEGGNQKFGFYRPDYTPRKAAHYLHNLTTILADKGAPREPGRLDYAIPDPPPTVHDLLLQHSDGTFQLVVWGERLKGEDRITVQFGAPQATVRVYNPTVGTEPVQTHRGVASLALTLSNHPLILAIPPTAGQ, encoded by the coding sequence ATGGCAATGATCCTGGCGTTCACCGTGTTGGCGGCAGCCGAAGGCCCCTCGCGCGGCGGCACGGCCGCGGTGCGGACGGCGGACTTCCTCAACAGCATCGGCATTGTGACCACCTTCCCCGACCGCGGCCAGCCCATCGAGAAGACCATCGAGATGGTCAACTACGTGGGCTTCCGCTGGGTGCGCGGCGGCATCGAGGGCCTCACCGCCCAAGGCCCCACCACGGTGCAAACCTATCTCGACCTCCACAAGGCCACCGGCGTGCGCTTCAGTTGGGGCCTCGTCAGCGGCGGCAGCGACCTCCAGAAGCTCCTCGAGACCGCCCGGCCCCTGGCCGAGGCCGGCGCCCTCCTGGCCTTCGAGGGCAACAACGAGCCCAACAACTGGGGCGTCACCTACCAAGGCGAAAAGGGCGGCGGCAACGCGCCCTCGTGGCTCGCCGTCGCCAAGCTCCAGCGCGACCTCTACGCCGCCGTCAAGAGCGACCCGCTGCTGAGGAAATACCCCGTCTGGTCGCTCAGCGAGAACGGCGCCCAGCGCGACAACTGCGGCCTCCAGTTCCTCACCATCCCGCCCGGCGCCGGCACCCTGATGCCCGACGGCACGAAGTACGCCGACTACGCGAACTGCCACAACTACTTCTACCATCCCAACTCGCCCCACCCAGGCGACAACACGACGTGGAACGCCGCCGACCCCGGCCCCGCCTGCAAGGTGGACGGCCTGTACGGCAACTACGGGGTCACGTGGGCCAAGCGCTTCCGCGGCTACTCCGAGGCCGAGCTGCAAACCCTGCCCCGCGTGACCACCGAGACGGGCACCACCATCGGCGGCGCCGTCACCGAGGAGATCCACGCCCTGAACCTGCTGACGCTCTACCTCGCCCAGTTCAAGCGCGGCTGGAGCTACACCGCCGTCTACCTCCTGCGCGACCGCACCGACGAGGGCGGCAACCAGAAGTTCGGCTTCTATCGCCCCGACTACACGCCGCGCAAGGCCGCCCACTACCTGCACAACCTCACCACGATCCTGGCCGACAAGGGAGCGCCGCGCGAGCCGGGCCGCCTCGACTACGCCATCCCCGACCCGCCGCCCACCGTGCACGACCTGCTCCTCCAGCACAGCGATGGCACGTTCCAACTGGTCGTGTGGGGCGAGCGGCTGAAGGGCGAGGACCGCATCACCGTGCAGTTCGGCGCCCCGCAGGCCACCGTGAGGGTCTACAACCCGACCGTCGGCACCGAGCCCGTCCAGACCCACCGCGGGGTCGCCTCCCTCGCGCTCACGCTGAGCAACCATCCCCTCATCCTCGCCATTCCGCCGACTGCCGGCCAATAG